A genomic window from Hippocampus zosterae strain Florida chromosome 13, ASM2543408v3, whole genome shotgun sequence includes:
- the sirt7 gene encoding NAD-dependent protein deacetylase sirtuin-7, which translates to MANQTDRAVSSRVERKALQKAKILQRENEKEIISLVRRILKKPEAERSKEDTSVLVLHKDTVEELCKRKIRRIELKRKQEELFDTADDLKSKVWRLAAAVKQAKHLVVYTGAGISTAASIPDYRGPNGVWTQLQKGRAVSSSDLSKAEPTLTHMCIKMLYKEMLVKHVVSQNCDGLHLRSGLPRHALSELHGNMFIEVCTCCSPVREYVRLFDVTERTSLHRHSTGRRCCHCGSELRDTIVHFGERGTLEQPLNWKGALEAAKMADVILCLGSSLKVLKKYACLWCMNKPASKRPKLYIINLQWTPKDDLAVLKINAKCDDVMRLLMEELHLQIPVYDREEDPIFNLAAPLRPDDEDSHTRAVIARHAGSPKESSFGEPGGAAEATAVQGGWFGRGYGKGRKKKKTA; encoded by the exons ATGGCAAACCAGACCGACCGCGCTGTTTCTTCCCGGGTGGAGAGAAAAGCTTTACAAAAGGCCAAGATATTGCAACGAGAAAACGAGAAGGAGATAATTAGTCTG GTTAGGCGCATCCTGAAAAAACCTGAGGCTGAGAGGTCGAAGGAGGACACTTCTGTGCTTGTGCTGCACAAAGACACGGTGGAGGAGCTGTGCAAGAGAAAGATCCGCAGAATTGAACTCAAGAGGAAGCAAGAGGAA TTGTTTGATACTGCTGATGACCTGAAAAGTAAAGTATGGCGCCTGGCAGCGGCAGTCAAACAAGCAAAACACTTGGTGGTTTACACTGGAGCTGGAATAAGTACT GCAGCATCCATCCCTGACTACCGAGGGCCCAACGGTGTTTGGACACAACTGCAGAAGGGCCGCGCCGTCAG CTCGTCTGACCTGAGCAAAGCAGAGccgacactcacacacatgtgCATTAAAATGCTTTATAAGGAAATGCTG GTGAAGCATGTGGTGTCTCAAAACTGTGATGGACTTCATCTACGTAGTGGTCTTCCCAGGCACGCCCTGTCTGAACTTCATGGAAACATGTTTATTGag GTGTGTACTTGCTGTTCTCCAGTCAGGGAATACGTGCGTTTATTCGATGTGACGGAGCGAACATCCCTCCACCGGCATTCCACGGGCCGCAGGTGCTGCCACTGTGGCAGTGAACTCAGGGACACAATCGTGCACTTTGGGGAACGAGGAACCCTGGAGCAACCTCTCAACTGGAAGGGCGCTTTAGAGGCGGCTAAGATGGCTGACGTTATCCTTTGCTTGGGTTCCAGTTTGAAG GTGCTGAAGAAATACGCATGTCTGTGGTGCATGAACAAACCAGCGAGCAAAAGGCCCAAATTGTACATCATTAACCTCCAG TGGACACCAAAAGATGACTTGGCTGTCCTAAAAATCAATGCCAAGTGTGATGATGTCATGAGACTTCTTATGGAAGAGCTTCATCTCCAAATTCCTGTGTATGACAG GGAAGAGGATCCCATCTTCAACCTTGCTGCACCTCTGCGGCCTGACGATGAGGACAGCCACACGCGTGCGGTCATTGCTCGCCACGCAGGTTCACCAAAGGAGTCGTCCTTTGGTGAACCTGGAGGGGCCGCAGAAGCCACGGCGGTGCAAGGTGGTTGGTTTGGAAGAGGCTATGGCAaagggaggaagaagaaaaaaacagcctAA